DNA from Amycolatopsis sp. DSM 110486:
TTCCGCGCCGTGCTGCCGCACCTGCGCGCGCAGGGCGGCGGGCGGTTCGTGCAGACGTCCACGATGGGCGCCCACATCTCCAGCCCCGGCGGCAGCATGTACCACGCGTCGAAGTGGGCTGTGGAGGGCTTCCTGGAGTCGGTGATCGGCGAGGTCGCGGCGTTCGGCGTCGGCATCACGATGGTGGAGCCCGGCACCATCCGCACCGGCTTCGGCGCGGCGATGTCCGTCGCCGAACCGCTCGACGTCTACGCGAGCACGCCCGTCGGCCGGCTGCGCCAGTACCTCGAAGGCGCCGGCAACCTCACCGGCGACGCCCCCGGCGACCCGGCCCGCGTCGCGACGGCCGTGATCGACTCGGCCGGCGTCACCCCGGCCCCGCGCCGCCTCGCCCTCGGCGCCGATGCCTTCGAGGCCATCCGGGCCGCACTGACCACGCGCCTCGCCGAGCTGGACGCGGGCGAGGACGTGGCCCGCAGCACCGATTTCCCCCGCTGAACCTTCGGTACCCGGGTGCCGAGAAGATCGAAGAGAGCTGGAAAAATGACTGACACCGCACTTCCGTTCACGGCTT
Protein-coding regions in this window:
- a CDS encoding SDR family oxidoreductase, with translation MVTWFVTGASTGIGRAVTEQLLARGHRVAATARRPETLAGLGHPDLLWTAQLDVTDTAQLRSVVEKAFAELGRIDVVFSNAGAAAFGAAEELSDEAIEGQLALNTTAPIQLFRAVLPHLRAQGGGRFVQTSTMGAHISSPGGSMYHASKWAVEGFLESVIGEVAAFGVGITMVEPGTIRTGFGAAMSVAEPLDVYASTPVGRLRQYLEGAGNLTGDAPGDPARVATAVIDSAGVTPAPRRLALGADAFEAIRAALTTRLAELDAGEDVARSTDFPR